Proteins from one Oscillatoria nigro-viridis PCC 7112 genomic window:
- a CDS encoding DUF5615 family PIN-like protein, with protein MARLYADEQYPYPVVELLRALGHDVLTVQEAGRANQKIPDPDVLAFATSEKRAVNRF; from the coding sequence ATGGCACGTCTCTATGCCGATGAGCAATACCCCTATCCTGTTGTAGAATTACTGAGAGCTTTAGGACACGATGTTTTGACTGTTCAAGAAGCAGGCAGAGCGAATCAGAAAATTCCTGACCCGGATGTTTTAGCTTTTGCTACTAGCGAAAAACGTGCCGTCAATCGATTTTAG
- a CDS encoding XisI protein, whose amino-acid sequence MEKIEKYRDCIKQILTKYAAYKPSYGEVDVQVVFDTEHNHYQVVRVGWDNKQRVYGCAIHLDIKDGKIWIQQNGTEIDLGQELVNIGVPKSDIVVGFHPPYMRQFTEFAVG is encoded by the coding sequence ATGGAAAAAATAGAAAAATATCGGGATTGTATCAAACAAATTCTCACGAAATATGCTGCCTACAAGCCTTCTTATGGAGAAGTAGATGTGCAAGTTGTTTTTGACACGGAACACAATCATTATCAAGTTGTTCGAGTGGGTTGGGATAACAAACAGCGAGTTTACGGCTGTGCTATACATCTCGATATTAAGGATGGCAAAATCTGGATTCAGCAGAATGGAACTGAAATCGATTTAGGGCAAGAACTGGTTAATATAGGTGTGCCGAAGTCGGACATTGTGGTTGGGTTTCATCCACCTTATATGCGTCAGTTCACAGAATTTGCAGTGGGTTAA
- a CDS encoding type I restriction enzyme HsdR N-terminal domain-containing protein encodes MAKVIAVTDAIKSLAEAESRLNLSLTEDEAFFTEWQVELPSPSDSEQTALDTLRRRLLYHRSDGELLEGAVTLLVASPLLELAGFYDPPFRMKAEAAIEIAIDDGEETLRGRIDILILQNQLWVMVLECKKTTISVRSALPQALAYMMANPDLDKPRFGMLTNGDDVLFVKLMAQPAPEYGLSRAFSIYTVRSELRSAFQVLKHLGQGIAAV; translated from the coding sequence ATGGCAAAGGTTATTGCAGTTACAGATGCTATTAAAAGCCTTGCTGAGGCTGAATCAAGGTTGAATTTGAGCCTGACTGAGGATGAGGCTTTTTTTACTGAGTGGCAAGTTGAATTGCCAAGTCCGAGCGATTCTGAACAGACTGCTTTGGATACGCTACGACGCAGATTGCTATATCATAGATCCGATGGAGAATTGTTAGAAGGGGCAGTGACTTTGCTGGTGGCATCACCTTTGTTAGAACTGGCGGGATTCTACGATCCACCGTTTAGAATGAAGGCTGAAGCTGCGATCGAAATTGCGATCGATGATGGAGAAGAAACGCTGCGCGGACGCATTGATATCTTGATTTTGCAGAATCAGCTTTGGGTGATGGTTTTGGAGTGTAAGAAGACTACGATTTCGGTGCGATCGGCATTACCCCAAGCATTAGCGTACATGATGGCAAATCCTGATTTGGATAAACCGAGGTTTGGGATGTTGACGAATGGCGATGATGTGTTGTTTGTGAAACTTATGGCTCAACCAGCGCCAGAATACGGGTTATCGCGGGCATTTTCGATCTATACTGTGCGTAGTGAATTGCGATCGGCTTTTCAAGTCTTGAAGCATTTAGGGCAAGGTATTGCTGCCGTCTAA
- a CDS encoding NUDIX domain-containing protein, with amino-acid sequence MAREPIQTWYFTLVVVHLEDRFLLVQERKYEQQWYLPAGRVEKGETLLEAAMRNTIEEAGISIIVEGILRVEHTVMPKGNVRLRVIFVARPQDKTPPKSKPDEHTLCAGWYSLKELDQLSLRGEEVREMFQYMASGAPIYPIDLLTIEGAPFKNYRYRW; translated from the coding sequence ATGGCTCGCGAGCCGATTCAAACATGGTATTTTACCCTAGTTGTCGTTCACTTAGAAGACCGTTTTCTACTGGTACAAGAGCGCAAGTACGAGCAGCAGTGGTATCTCCCAGCAGGGCGAGTGGAAAAAGGGGAGACTTTGCTGGAAGCTGCTATGCGTAATACCATCGAGGAAGCGGGCATTTCCATCATCGTTGAGGGAATTCTCCGGGTAGAGCACACAGTGATGCCCAAGGGCAATGTGCGCCTCCGAGTCATTTTTGTGGCTCGTCCGCAAGATAAGACGCCGCCCAAGAGTAAGCCGGATGAGCATACTTTGTGCGCGGGCTGGTATTCTCTCAAGGAATTAGACCAGTTGTCGTTGCGGGGAGAGGAAGTTCGGGAAATGTTTCAATATATGGCAAGCGGCGCTCCAATTTATCCCATCGACTTGCTCACCATCGAGGGGGCTCCTTTTAAAAATTACCGCTATCGCTGGTGA
- the fba gene encoding class II fructose-bisphosphate aldolase (catalyzes the reversible aldol condensation of dihydroxyacetonephosphate and glyceraldehyde 3-phosphate in the Calvin cycle, glycolysis, and/or gluconeogenesis) — MALVPMRLLLDHAAENGYGLPAYNVNNMEQIQAIMRAADETNSPVILQASRGARSYAGENFLRHLILAAVETYPHIPISMHQDHGNAPGTCYSAMRQGFTSVMMDGSLEADAKTPASYEYNVEVTREVVKVAHSIGVSVEGELGCLGSLETGMGEAEDGHGFEGALSHDQLLTDPEQAVDFVEQTGVDALAVAIGTSHGAYKFTRKPTGEILAISRIEEIHRRLPNTHLVMHGSSSVPQELLEIINSNGGKIRETYGVPVEEIQKGIKCGVRKINIDTDNRLAITAAVREALFAKPDEFDPRHFLKPSIKYMQKVCSDRYNSFGCAGNGTKIKQVSLDDFAAKYAKGELSSSAKKTVAV, encoded by the coding sequence ATGGCGCTTGTACCTATGCGATTGCTGCTCGACCACGCGGCTGAAAATGGTTACGGCCTACCGGCTTACAACGTCAACAACATGGAGCAAATCCAAGCGATCATGCGCGCTGCTGACGAAACCAACAGCCCTGTGATTCTGCAAGCTTCTCGCGGCGCTCGCTCCTACGCTGGCGAAAATTTCCTGCGCCACTTGATTTTGGCAGCAGTTGAAACCTATCCTCACATTCCCATTTCCATGCACCAAGACCACGGCAATGCCCCCGGCACTTGCTATTCTGCCATGCGCCAAGGTTTCACCAGCGTGATGATGGACGGTTCTCTGGAAGCGGATGCTAAGACTCCCGCCAGCTACGAGTACAACGTTGAAGTTACTCGCGAAGTGGTGAAAGTGGCTCATTCGATCGGCGTTAGCGTTGAAGGCGAACTGGGTTGCTTGGGTTCTCTGGAAACAGGGATGGGCGAAGCAGAAGACGGCCACGGCTTTGAAGGTGCGCTTTCTCACGATCAGTTGCTGACAGATCCCGAACAAGCTGTGGATTTCGTCGAGCAAACCGGCGTTGATGCTCTAGCAGTCGCGATCGGCACTTCTCACGGCGCTTACAAGTTCACTCGCAAGCCGACTGGCGAAATTTTGGCAATCAGCCGCATTGAAGAAATTCACCGCCGCTTGCCGAATACTCACTTGGTAATGCACGGTTCTTCTTCTGTGCCCCAAGAATTGCTGGAAATCATCAACAGCAACGGCGGCAAAATCCGCGAAACCTACGGCGTACCTGTGGAAGAAATCCAAAAGGGCATCAAGTGCGGCGTTCGCAAGATCAATATCGATACTGACAACCGTTTGGCGATTACCGCTGCGGTGCGCGAAGCTTTGTTTGCGAAGCCCGATGAGTTTGATCCCCGCCACTTCTTGAAGCCGTCGATCAAGTATATGCAGAAGGTTTGTAGCGATCGTTACAACTCTTTTGGTTGCGCCGGTAACGGTACAAAGATCAAGCAAGTATCTTTGGACGATTTTGCAGCTAAGTATGCTAAGGGCGAATTGAGCTCTTCTGCTAAGAAGACTGTAGCTGTTTAA
- a CDS encoding DUF5615 family PIN-like protein: MLSVITENRKDFFRLHRIQPLHAGIIACTNDRNWEALANRINAAITAEESLQGKLIRVVRPSP; this comes from the coding sequence ATGCTTTCGGTCATTACCGAAAACCGTAAAGATTTCTTTCGGCTGCACCGCATACAGCCCCTTCATGCTGGCATTATCGCCTGTACTAACGATCGCAATTGGGAAGCGCTCGCTAACCGAATCAACGCGGCTATTACAGCAGAAGAATCTTTGCAAGGTAAACTAATTCGTGTTGTGCGCCCTTCACCTTAA
- a CDS encoding DUF433 domain-containing protein → MTLKELEPQLLALSDDEKAQVVQLLSQGKITPWRGIEKTPDVCGGSACIAGTRITVWGLVEARRIGYSEAELLTSYRLLSATDIANAWAYAEAFPDEIETEIRENNEVMDEDL, encoded by the coding sequence ATGACGCTAAAAGAATTAGAGCCTCAACTGCTGGCACTCTCTGACGACGAAAAAGCTCAAGTCGTTCAACTCCTATCTCAAGGTAAAATCACTCCTTGGCGCGGTATTGAAAAAACGCCTGATGTTTGTGGTGGGAGTGCTTGCATTGCTGGAACTCGCATCACCGTTTGGGGACTTGTAGAAGCTCGTCGCATTGGCTATAGCGAAGCCGAGTTACTCACAAGCTATCGATTACTCTCTGCTACTGATATTGCTAACGCTTGGGCTTATGCTGAAGCCTTTCCCGATGAAATTGAAACAGAAATTCGGGAAAACAATGAAGTGATGGACGAGGATTTGTAG
- a CDS encoding esterase/lipase family protein, with the protein MPLPTVILPGYFAAASDYRELEKSLVDRGFPTVTVPLGKGDWLPTFGGRSMVPILRQLDRTVKQMLQQYGVPQINLVGHSAGGWISRIYLGEKPYTIHGDVLEDAGLWEAHPYVNTLITLGTPHVSQERWTRKNLDFVKIHYPGAFHPQVRYVCAAGKAVFGKRGFGTWLAYKSYELTVGKGETWGDGITPVEAAVLDGAENLVLEGVWHSPRSPGKWYGSPEVLPAWIEYLC; encoded by the coding sequence ATGCCATTACCAACCGTGATTTTACCAGGATATTTTGCTGCTGCTTCCGACTATCGGGAATTAGAAAAGTCTCTGGTCGATCGAGGTTTCCCAACAGTAACAGTGCCTCTGGGCAAGGGAGATTGGTTGCCGACTTTTGGCGGGCGGTCGATGGTGCCAATTTTGCGACAGCTCGATCGCACGGTCAAACAAATGTTACAGCAATACGGCGTTCCCCAGATCAATCTCGTCGGTCATTCCGCCGGCGGCTGGATTTCTCGCATCTATTTGGGCGAAAAGCCTTACACGATTCACGGCGACGTGCTTGAGGACGCGGGTTTGTGGGAAGCTCACCCTTACGTGAATACTTTAATCACTTTAGGCACGCCGCACGTCTCTCAAGAGCGCTGGACGCGCAAAAATCTAGATTTTGTCAAAATTCACTATCCGGGGGCTTTTCACCCGCAGGTGCGCTACGTGTGCGCTGCTGGGAAGGCTGTTTTTGGCAAGCGCGGTTTTGGGACTTGGCTGGCTTACAAAAGTTACGAGTTGACTGTGGGGAAGGGCGAAACTTGGGGAGATGGAATTACGCCGGTGGAAGCTGCTGTTTTGGACGGGGCCGAAAATCTGGTGTTGGAGGGGGTTTGGCATTCGCCTCGTTCTCCGGGGAAGTGGTACGGTTCGCCGGAGGTTTTGCCTGCTTGGATTGAGTATTTGTGTTAG
- a CDS encoding NB-ARC domain-containing protein — MNLKEMLNVADRIVFEKTGQHLDDLQDAVLRGTLQRETYKEIAKDFDCSESRLREIGSELWQILSEGLGEDVNKTNFRSTMERLHNSNILNFAQDVVVKGSFNTCGEGRYPPNIPNSHNDEKSNSKPTKTLHQDLSEMPELGDFFDRPLELQTLTTWIIQQHSRLITLTGISGIGKTTLAVQLVQQIKDKFEYAVWYTLDEFPTIEKFQSNLIQLFSHSEKQDSSSTNQKPLPLIKYLQNHRCLIVLDDVHNLFCSGELAGKYKPESEEYRSLFKQIEKLSHQSCLMLIGWEQPREVTQAKSQNTSIRTLQLKGLDIAAGREILRDCGLEASDNSEALIHRYQGNPLWLKSVANLIQDLGGGVTELLPNDTILLPEDLKDILQQQFDRLSELEKQVIYLLAKESQPIDRAKLLENDIIPASDLLNALQSLSRRCLIEQQANFYTISPVLRQYAIASAV, encoded by the coding sequence ATGAATCTTAAAGAAATGTTAAATGTCGCCGATCGCATAGTTTTCGAGAAAACAGGTCAGCACCTTGACGATTTACAAGACGCGGTATTGCGGGGAACTCTACAACGCGAGACATACAAAGAAATAGCGAAAGACTTTGACTGTTCTGAAAGTCGCCTCAGGGAAATTGGATCGGAATTATGGCAGATACTTTCAGAAGGGTTGGGAGAAGATGTTAATAAAACAAATTTTCGATCCACAATGGAGAGGTTGCACAACTCTAATATTTTAAACTTTGCACAAGACGTTGTAGTGAAGGGTAGTTTTAACACCTGTGGAGAAGGTAGATACCCGCCAAATATCCCAAACTCACATAATGACGAAAAATCTAACTCCAAACCAACTAAAACTCTACATCAAGATTTAAGCGAAATGCCAGAGTTGGGTGATTTCTTCGATCGCCCCCTCGAACTCCAAACCCTCACCACCTGGATTATACAACAACACAGCCGCCTAATAACCCTCACCGGCATCAGCGGTATCGGCAAAACCACCCTAGCAGTACAACTCGTACAACAAATTAAAGACAAGTTTGAGTACGCAGTTTGGTACACACTAGACGAATTCCCCACCATAGAAAAATTTCAATCTAACCTAATACAGCTTTTTTCCCATTCCGAAAAACAAGATTCATCCTCAACCAACCAGAAACCATTACCGCTGATTAAGTATTTACAAAATCATCGCTGTTTAATCGTCTTAGATGACGTTCACAACCTTTTCTGTAGCGGCGAATTGGCAGGAAAATATAAACCAGAATCCGAAGAATATCGCTCTTTATTCAAACAAATAGAAAAATTATCCCATCAAAGCTGCTTGATGTTAATCGGTTGGGAACAACCGAGAGAAGTGACTCAAGCTAAAAGCCAAAATACTTCTATTCGTACCTTACAACTCAAAGGTTTAGACATCGCCGCCGGACGGGAAATACTGAGAGATTGCGGGTTAGAAGCAAGTGACAACAGTGAAGCACTCATTCATCGCTACCAAGGCAACCCCCTATGGTTAAAAAGCGTGGCGAATCTGATTCAAGACTTGGGAGGAGGCGTGACAGAGTTATTACCAAATGATACCATATTGTTGCCGGAAGATTTGAAAGATATTTTACAGCAGCAGTTCGATCGCCTATCCGAACTAGAAAAACAAGTAATCTACTTGTTAGCGAAAGAAAGCCAGCCGATCGATCGGGCAAAATTGCTAGAAAATGATATAATTCCGGCTTCAGATTTGCTAAATGCGCTGCAATCTCTATCGCGGCGCTGCTTGATTGAACAACAAGCAAATTTTTACACGATTTCACCTGTACTGAGGCAATATGCGATCGCCTCTGCGGTGTAA
- a CDS encoding XisH family protein, which translates to MSAKDKFHDVVKIALEKEGWQITDDPLSISVGGVDMLIDLGAERLLAAERQGEKIAVEIKSFLNTSAITDFHLAVGQFINYRTALKFKDPQRQLFLAIPLTAYNDFFKREFTTAVVEDYQLKLLVYDVEEEVIALWKK; encoded by the coding sequence ATGTCAGCAAAGGATAAATTTCATGATGTTGTGAAGATTGCCTTGGAAAAGGAGGGTTGGCAGATTACAGATGACCCACTTTCCATCAGTGTGGGTGGAGTTGATATGTTAATCGATCTGGGGGCGGAACGCCTGCTGGCAGCCGAACGGCAGGGGGAGAAAATTGCTGTAGAAATCAAGAGCTTTTTGAATACTTCAGCCATAACAGATTTTCATTTAGCGGTTGGACAATTTATCAACTACCGTACAGCACTCAAGTTTAAAGACCCCCAACGTCAGCTATTTTTGGCAATTCCTTTGACGGCATATAACGATTTTTTCAAGCGTGAATTTACAACCGCTGTCGTGGAAGATTACCAGTTAAAATTATTGGTCTATGACGTAGAAGAAGAGGTGATAGCTTTATGGAAAAAATAG